Proteins from a single region of Ananas comosus cultivar F153 linkage group 3, ASM154086v1, whole genome shotgun sequence:
- the LOC109707933 gene encoding ferredoxin-thioredoxin reductase, variable chain-like: MPTPATTAAAAAAAAAAALASSSVLLCRYPPLRRPPIPPFPRVAASRRRVACQVAVTSDVSSSEAAAVAEEEAAAAAKIGRRIRVKAPLRVYHVAKAPDLDLGGMEGTIKQYVGVWKGKRISANLPFKVEFLIRIDGQDRPVKFFAHLREDEFEYVPSSDGPN; the protein is encoded by the coding sequence ATGCCTACGCCGGcgaccaccgccgccgccgccgctgccgccgcggcggcggcgcttgcTTCCTCCTCCGTCCTCCTCTGCCGCTACCCTCCTCTTCGGCGCCCTCCGATCCCTCCCTTCCCCCGCGTCGCCGCTTCTCGAAGGCGCGTAGCGTGCCAGGTCGCCGTCACCAGCGACGtctcgtcgtcggaggcggcggcggtggcggaggaggaggcggcggcggcggcgaagatcGGGCGGAGGATCCGCGTGAAGGCGCCGCTCAGGGTGTACCACGTGGCGAAGGCGCCGGATCTGGATCTGGGCGGGATGGAGGGGACGATCAAGCAGTACGTCGGCGTGTGGAAGGGGAAGCGCATCAGCGCCAATCTCCCCTTCAAGGTCGAGTTCCTGATCCGAATCGACGGCCAGGATAGGCCCGTCAAGTTCTTCGCCCACCTCCGGGAGGACGAGTTCGAGTACGTGCCCTCCTCCGATGGCCCTAATTGA